One window of the Dioscorea cayenensis subsp. rotundata cultivar TDr96_F1 unplaced genomic scaffold, TDr96_F1_v2_PseudoChromosome.rev07_lg8_w22 25.fasta BLBR01002177.1, whole genome shotgun sequence genome contains the following:
- the LOC120257550 gene encoding uncharacterized protein LOC120257550 produces MEKVELAIGSNLKTTINLEKDAKMPRYAKFLKELLKNKRELEEVSSVTLSEECSALITNKLRKKEKNPRGFIVPCTISGLVDDKALDDLGYASISCPTKFSKDVLIKVDKFIFPVDFIILDIDDEVEVPFILGRLLLATSKALIDVKDGQITLRDMFIKDELAELLENDRSND; encoded by the exons ATGGAGAAGGTTGAACTCGCTATTGGTAGTAATCTTAAGACTACAATTAACTTGGAGAAGGATGCCAAA ATGCCGAGGTATgctaaatttttgaaagaaCTACTAAAGAACAAGAGAGAACTAGAAGAAGTGTCTTCTGTAACACTTAGTGAGGAATGTTCAGCTTTGATCACCAACAAACTCCGCAAGAAAGAGAAAAATCCCCGGGGTTTCATTGTTCCTTGCACGATAAGTGGTTTAGTTGATGATAAAGCCTTAGATGATCTGGGGTATGCATCAatctcatgccctacaaaattttCCAAAG atgttttgattaaggtggacaagttcaTTTTTCCGGTGGATTTCATAATTCTCGATATTGATGATGAGGTGGAGGTACCATTTATTCTAGGAAGGCTACTCCTAGCAACTTCAAAGGCTCTTATTGATGTCAAAGATGGCCAAATAACACTTAGA GATATGTTCATCAAAGATGAGCTTGCTGAATTATTGGAAAATGATCGCTCAAATGATTAA